The following nucleotide sequence is from Leopardus geoffroyi isolate Oge1 chromosome A1, O.geoffroyi_Oge1_pat1.0, whole genome shotgun sequence.
TGTTTGAATGTCAACAAATAGgaataagcaaatgaaatatAGTTTGAGATTTGTTCTGAACACTTTAATTTGAATCTAACTAGAACTTCATTATTATATTGTATACAATTTGCTCTTTGTTTTGCCCAggatatttgttttccatttatatctaaaataatattcttgctttttattctttttagtatttatttcacttaatgttcatatatatattgtATCTCCTCTGATTTGccttaaatgtaaaagaattctAAAGtgtattaatgttattattgccAATGCTGTGTCTCTTATAGGAATTCATTAATAGAACTAGACTCAAAGTAAATTTAATTGAATAGTACTTAGCATGTACTATACTCTCATCTCTGagaattctatatttattttcagacatgTTCATGGCTGCATATATGATCTGGCAATAATCTTACATATATAGAAACATGATTATTAGAGTGGATTAATTTAATTATTcaactgatattttttaatgatcacCATAATCCAggcttctttcaaaaatattttttaggtttatttatttttgagagagagagagagagagagagcatgaacaagggagaagcggagacagagagagagaatcccaagcaggctctgcactcacagtgcagagcccaatgcggggcttgagctcccAAATCgaatcaccacctgagccaaaatcaagtgtcagacacttaaccaaggtgcccccaaaaatatttttataatactttctgTCACTAACAGAATCTAAGATtatcatgcttttaaaataactcattctacatgaattataatttattaagttaattaagtaattaaataaaatgacaggGTATTTAAGGAGGGGAAATCCCATATGTGCCAAGATAAATGGCACTCCACTTAATATACTAATTGTAACCAACAAACTGGTTAACTGTATCTCAGTTAACTTACTGTGTATCAGGGCAATTACAATAGCTGCACACTGTGCTGGaacccattttataaatatgtttcttctctttatgATATATGAATAGACAAGGCCTGAGGCACCCTTTGTtcacatattaaaatgttttaaatcaagaTTTCctatccaccccccaccccgcagtGAGTTGGTTGAAGAATATAGTATCTGGGATACAAAGGATGAATGTGCTAAGAAGCAAACATAaaatatagatatctatctaacAAAGTAAGCTTAAACGTAAACCCTttatcttaacaaaatattatgatttttattcaCTTGATTTTGTCTTTATATTATCCTGCTAATAGTCAAGTAGAGTAATCAAATCCTATACCCTTCAGTTTCTTTATCGGTAAAACCCCTTTCATTTACTCTCCAAGTCTATTACTTGGAGAGAATAGAATCAAATTCTAatacttttttattccttctgaaTTTAATGTGGGTTCACACTGTAAAAGGATTCATAACAAATCAAGATGCCTCTTCATTCAACTATATTACTATTTGTACCAGTGTAGCGACATAGAAactttcctttgaaaaatagTCTCCCTGAGACCTTGTGATACAGAACACCTTAACAAGCTTTTGCATCATCATTAATTCCTCACATACTtggaaataaacaaatgtaactattatgaattataattttatgaGAATTTATCTCCCCTGGTTAGATTATGCAAAGGGAAAATGGAATTCTTTGAAGTTACACTGATTAGAATGTGGGGAGATCAGGGTATCCTCCTGCTTTGTGCTCACAATTACTCTAGCTCATGCAATATAATGAAGTAACCTTATATATTATGCAATTGGATGGAATAACAACGTTTGTAAAAGTTATATACaccttaaaaaatagtttacatttggacccttaaaaaaatatgctttgacttgaaaatattaatttcccaATGAAGACGCAGGGTGGCGCTGCAGGCTAAGACTGTGAATACAGAGCTGTAAAAAGCTCCGTATTCCTTTGTTGCAAAAAAGGAATCAAATACACGGAAGAAGCTTTGCCAGCCATACTGGGTTACCAGCGAGTTTGGGCTGCGATAAACGAATTTAAGATTAAAGGCAACTTTATGAGGATTCTATCAAACAAGAAACCAGAATTTAGTATCTCCAGTTTTTTTGTGGTTGCTAGGAAGGTTTGGATGTAAGCGCCCGGACTCCAACATGAAGACGCCAGAGAGAATTCAACCAAACAGGCAAGTGGTGGCCTTTATTTTGATGGTGTTCTTGTCCCAGGCTTGCCCTGAGCCTATTCGTTATTCTGTAATAGAAGAAACAGAGAGTGGCTCCTTTATAGCCCATCTGGCCAAAGATCTGGGCCTGGGAATTGGGGAACTGACCGCTAGGTCAGCCCGGGTAGTGTCTGACGATGACAAGCAGCGCTTGCAACTGGATCGTCAGACTGGAGATTTGCTTTTGAGGGAGAAAATAGACCGGGAAGAACTATGTGGCTCTGTTGAACCGTGTGTACTGCATTTCCAAGTGTTGCTGGAAACGCCGGTGCAATTTTTTGAAGGAGAATTATCAATCCAGGACATAAATGACCACTCCCCAGTATTCCCGACTGGGGAAATGCTCTTGAAAATACCGGAGAACAGCCAGCCAGGGACTCTGTTTCCGTTGAAATTAGCTCAGGATTTGGATGTGGGTAGCAATGGCCTTCAAAAGTACACTATCAGCCCcaattcttattttcatgttcTAACTCGAAATCATAGTGAGGCCAAGAAATACCCAGATTTGGTGCAGGACAAAGCGCTGGATCGAGAGGAGCAGCCTGCGTTCAGCTTAACCCTCATAGCACTGGATGGTGGATCTCCACCTAAGTCTGGCACCATCACAGTGCGAATACTGATCACAGACGTCAATGACAATGCTCCAGAGTTTGTGCACACCCCATATGAAGTACAGGTCTTGGAAAACAGCTCCCTAGATTCCCCAGTACTTAGTGTCTCAGCTAAAGATATAGATTCTGGAAACTTCGGGAGTGTTTCCTACGGCTTTTTCCAAGCATCAGATGAAATTAAACAAACTTTCTCAATTAATGAAGTCACAGGAGAAATCCGACTGACAAAGACATTGGATTTTGAACATATTAAATCTTACCACGTAGAAATTGAGGCCATAGATGGCGGAGGCCTTTCTGGAAAAGGCACTGTAGTCATACATGTGGTGGATGTGAACGACAATGCCCCTGAGCTTACCATATCTTCACTCACCAACTCCATCCCAGAAAATGCTCCTGAGACTGTAGTGTCTATCTTCAGAATTCGAGATAGAGACTCTGGAGACAATGGAAAGATGATTTGCTCTATTCCAGATAATCTGCCGTTCCTTCTGAAACCGACTTTCAAGAATTTCTACACGCTGGTAACGGAGAGTCCCCtcgacagagagagcagagccgAATACAACATCACTATCACCGTCACTGACTTGGGGACCCCCAGGCTGAAAACGCAGCACAACATCACCGTGACGGTCTCCGACGTCAACGACAACGCCCCCGCCTTCAGCCAAACCACCTACACCCTGCGCGTCCGCGAGAACAACAGCCCCGCCCTGCACATCGGCAGCGTGAGCGCCACGGACAGGGACTCGGGCGCCAACGCCCAGGTCACCTACTCGCTGCTGCCGCCCGCGGACCCGCAGctgcccctggcctccctggtGTCCGTCAACGCGGACAACGGGCAGCTGTTCGCGCTCAGGTCCCTGGATTACGAGGCGCTGCAGGCGTTCGAGTTCGGCGTGCGCGCGGCCGACCGCGGCTCGCCCGCGCTCAGCAGCCAGGCGCGGGTGCGCGTGCTGGTGCTGGACGACAACGACAACGCGCCCTTCGTGCTGTACCCGCCGCAGAACGGC
It contains:
- the PCDHB4 gene encoding protocadherin beta-4 — encoded protein: MKTPERIQPNRQVVAFILMVFLSQACPEPIRYSVIEETESGSFIAHLAKDLGLGIGELTARSARVVSDDDKQRLQLDRQTGDLLLREKIDREELCGSVEPCVLHFQVLLETPVQFFEGELSIQDINDHSPVFPTGEMLLKIPENSQPGTLFPLKLAQDLDVGSNGLQKYTISPNSYFHVLTRNHSEAKKYPDLVQDKALDREEQPAFSLTLIALDGGSPPKSGTITVRILITDVNDNAPEFVHTPYEVQVLENSSLDSPVLSVSAKDIDSGNFGSVSYGFFQASDEIKQTFSINEVTGEIRLTKTLDFEHIKSYHVEIEAIDGGGLSGKGTVVIHVVDVNDNAPELTISSLTNSIPENAPETVVSIFRIRDRDSGDNGKMICSIPDNLPFLLKPTFKNFYTLVTESPLDRESRAEYNITITVTDLGTPRLKTQHNITVTVSDVNDNAPAFSQTTYTLRVRENNSPALHIGSVSATDRDSGANAQVTYSLLPPADPQLPLASLVSVNADNGQLFALRSLDYEALQAFEFGVRAADRGSPALSSQARVRVLVLDDNDNAPFVLYPPQNGSAPCTELVPRAAEAGYLVTKVVAVDGDSGQNAWLSYQLLKATEPGLFGVWAHNGEVRTARLLSERDAVKHRLVVLVRDNGEPPRSASVTLHVLLVDGFSQPYLPLPEVAAAEARADPLTVYLVVALASVSSLFLFSVLVFVAVRLCRRSRAASAGRCSGPEGHFPGHLVDVSGAGTLSQSYQYEVCLTGDPRTGEFKFLKPIFPNLLVEDTEREIKENPNCRNSFVFS